From a region of the Bacteroidales bacterium genome:
- a CDS encoding glycosyltransferase family 2 protein, which translates to MSKLFSIVIPVHNREKYIKDTLRSVVGQDYRPLQLILVDNNSTDNSMQLAKQYLSSYESADFKVTYTQEHKEGACAARNRGVTLSEAPYMMFLDDDDMFSTFTAISKIVEHFECSGADVIGFKAYHYYSYKKKKIRHYSFTNNIKEQVLHCMLSTQCYAIKREFYLGTGGWDERIKRWQDWNLGIRIMLLNPDIEWIKEKPLVNIRVHSNSITGNGYLHSAEQLQQTIMLTAEAVENSNVENKQEIISAIYARLPILAAHYLREGGICAFRQALKLYKSTVKLSVVQKIVVELLCLYTAVGGRGAGRVLNKLKIELNERDEK; encoded by the coding sequence ATGAGTAAGTTGTTTTCAATAGTAATACCTGTACACAATAGAGAGAAGTATATAAAAGATACTTTGCGATCGGTTGTGGGGCAAGATTATCGACCACTACAACTAATATTGGTCGATAACAACTCTACTGATAACTCAATGCAACTTGCAAAACAGTATCTGTCATCATACGAAAGTGCCGATTTTAAAGTAACCTACACGCAAGAGCATAAAGAGGGTGCGTGTGCGGCACGAAATAGAGGTGTAACCCTAAGTGAGGCACCCTATATGATGTTTCTTGATGATGATGATATGTTCTCAACCTTTACAGCCATTTCAAAGATAGTAGAACATTTTGAATGTAGTGGAGCAGACGTAATAGGATTTAAGGCATATCACTACTACTCATATAAGAAAAAGAAGATACGACACTACTCTTTTACAAACAACATAAAAGAGCAAGTGTTACATTGTATGTTATCAACCCAATGCTATGCAATAAAAAGAGAGTTTTATCTCGGAACTGGTGGCTGGGATGAACGTATAAAGCGATGGCAGGATTGGAATCTTGGAATAAGAATAATGCTGCTTAATCCAGATATTGAGTGGATAAAAGAGAAGCCTCTTGTAAATATAAGAGTTCACTCAAATAGTATAACCGGCAACGGATATTTACACTCTGCTGAGCAACTTCAGCAAACAATAATGCTAACTGCCGAAGCAGTAGAAAATAGTAATGTTGAAAATAAGCAAGAGATAATATCGGCAATATATGCCCGATTGCCAATATTGGCAGCACACTACTTGCGTGAAGGAGGAATATGTGCCTTTCGCCAAGCCTTAAAACTCTACAAGAGTACAGTAAAACTTTCGGTTGTACAAAAAATAGTTGTAGAACTACTCTGCTTATATACAGCGGTAGGAGGTAGAGGTGCAGGTAGAGTATTAAACAAATTAAAAATTGAACTTAACGAGAGAGATGAAAAGTAA
- a CDS encoding RNA pseudouridine synthase: MIHKFSKDISKVSIPTEFNNPFRYTPHHLCLMAAEEVRNYINSRGEWCEELAKGKMFGVLVVSTPSGEVGYISAFSGLLAGENRHSFFVPPVYDLLSKESYFQQEEADISQINREVEVLKADADYLQLLNKYIEQEREIKQHIAQFREQIKLHKKERDRKRGELTLSQSEQEMLIRESQFEKAELKRISDRGKSELAKIKEQIEVYTSKIESLTEERHQRSADLQLWLFRQFRLLNAKGEIKDLIEIFSEFGNIFPPAGAGECAAPKMLQYAYQNNLKPIQMAEFWVGASPVGEVRVDGNFYPSCKGKCLPILTYMLQGLNVAEINLEYRNTNTELKVLYEDDYLVAINKPAGMLSVRGKIGGKSVEEIMQERNPNIKVIHRLDMATSGVLLLAKDIEMYKAMQTLFAERKVRKTYIALIEGEPQQQIGEISLPLSADYNNRPMQRVDYENGKEAITEYSVLATYNKEGRKITRLSLNPITGRTHQLRVHLAHPKSLGMPIVGDELYGKPASRLMLHAEELVFKHPIKESVITITAPCTF; encoded by the coding sequence GTGATTCATAAATTCTCCAAAGATATATCAAAGGTATCTATACCTACTGAGTTTAATAATCCTTTCCGATACACTCCTCATCACTTGTGCCTTATGGCAGCAGAAGAGGTGCGTAACTATATTAATAGTAGAGGGGAGTGGTGCGAGGAGTTGGCAAAAGGTAAAATGTTTGGAGTGTTGGTAGTTTCAACTCCCTCAGGAGAAGTAGGCTATATCTCAGCATTTTCAGGGTTACTTGCAGGAGAAAACAGACATTCGTTCTTTGTCCCTCCTGTTTATGACCTTTTAAGCAAAGAGTCATATTTCCAACAAGAGGAGGCAGATATATCGCAGATAAACAGAGAGGTGGAGGTATTAAAGGCAGATGCTGATTATCTTCAACTCTTAAATAAATATATTGAACAAGAGAGGGAGATAAAGCAACATATCGCCCAATTTAGAGAGCAGATAAAACTTCATAAAAAAGAGCGAGATAGAAAGCGAGGAGAGTTGACTCTTTCGCAATCGGAGCAAGAGATGTTAATTCGTGAGAGTCAATTTGAAAAAGCCGAGTTAAAACGTATCTCTGACAGAGGAAAATCAGAACTTGCAAAAATAAAAGAACAAATAGAAGTTTATACAAGCAAAATAGAGTCTTTAACGGAGGAGCGACATCAACGCTCTGCCGATTTGCAATTATGGCTGTTCCGCCAATTTAGATTGCTTAATGCTAAAGGTGAAATAAAAGATTTAATTGAGATATTCTCTGAGTTCGGTAATATCTTTCCACCGGCAGGAGCAGGAGAGTGTGCTGCTCCTAAGATGTTGCAGTATGCCTATCAAAATAATCTGAAACCTATACAAATGGCTGAGTTTTGGGTTGGTGCATCGCCAGTGGGAGAGGTGCGTGTTGATGGTAATTTCTACCCTTCGTGCAAAGGAAAATGTTTGCCAATCCTAACCTATATGCTACAAGGATTAAATGTGGCAGAGATTAACCTTGAATATAGAAATACTAATACTGAGTTAAAAGTTTTATATGAGGATGATTATCTTGTTGCAATAAATAAACCAGCAGGAATGTTGTCTGTGCGAGGAAAAATAGGGGGCAAGTCCGTAGAGGAGATAATGCAAGAGCGTAACCCCAATATAAAAGTTATTCATCGTCTTGATATGGCAACCTCAGGAGTGTTGCTTTTGGCAAAAGATATTGAAATGTACAAAGCTATGCAAACTCTATTTGCAGAGAGAAAAGTACGTAAGACATATATTGCATTGATAGAGGGAGAACCTCAGCAGCAAATAGGTGAAATATCATTACCTCTCTCTGCTGACTATAACAATCGTCCTATGCAGAGGGTTGATTATGAAAATGGTAAAGAGGCAATAACCGAGTACTCTGTATTGGCAACATATAATAAAGAGGGTAGAAAAATAACCCGACTATCGTTAAATCCCATAACTGGCAGAACTCATCAGTTGCGAGTGCATTTGGCACATCCTAAATCGTTGGGGATGCCCATTGTAGGAGATGAGTTATACGGGAAACCTGCATCAAGGTTAATGCTTCATGCCGAGGAACTTGTGTTTAAACATCCTATAAAAGAGTCTGTAATAACTATTACAGCTCCTTGTACATTTTAG
- a CDS encoding glycosyltransferase family 2 protein → MKLNILISTHNEKIANVPLLLLPERKDVSYVVSFQYTDDSMLALIPEEFKREDIKFAPVQTIGLCKNRNNALLYADGDIALIADDDVKYTNEYIDTIIDTFANNPQTDVALFKIKTRDEDPPMKRYPISKGRYKVVKGYYPSSVEMAFRLSQVKDKVSFDERFGLGSEYLNSGEEEVFIKDCINSSLQVDFFPHYIVEHPYTSTGKKYLTPTSLRSRGAVSSYLHGFSAYLRMIKFSMFTALRGRSNIFTLLKNTMWGVAYERRTRKERTSYE, encoded by the coding sequence ATGAAACTAAACATACTTATATCAACCCATAACGAAAAGATAGCAAACGTACCTTTGCTATTACTTCCTGAGCGGAAGGATGTAAGTTATGTGGTATCGTTTCAATACACCGATGATTCAATGTTGGCTCTCATACCTGAAGAGTTCAAACGAGAAGATATAAAATTTGCCCCGGTACAAACAATAGGATTGTGTAAAAACAGAAACAATGCTTTGCTGTATGCCGATGGAGATATAGCCCTGATAGCGGATGATGATGTAAAATATACAAATGAGTATATTGATACCATAATTGATACATTTGCCAACAATCCGCAAACCGATGTGGCTCTCTTTAAGATAAAGACTCGTGATGAAGATCCCCCAATGAAACGTTACCCAATATCAAAGGGGCGATACAAAGTGGTAAAAGGTTACTATCCATCATCAGTTGAAATGGCTTTTCGATTATCGCAGGTAAAGGATAAAGTATCGTTTGATGAGAGATTTGGACTTGGCTCTGAGTATCTTAATAGTGGCGAAGAGGAGGTTTTTATAAAGGATTGTATCAATAGTTCGTTACAAGTGGATTTTTTTCCTCACTATATAGTTGAACATCCCTACACTTCAACAGGAAAGAAATATTTGACTCCAACAAGCCTTCGTTCAAGAGGGGCTGTATCGTCATATTTGCATGGCTTTTCAGCATATCTGAGAATGATAAAATTCTCAATGTTTACAGCATTGCGAGGGCGTTCAAATATCTTCACACTATTGAAAAATACAATGTGGGGAGTGGCATACGAGCGAAGAACACGAAAAGAGAGAACGAGTTATGAGTAA
- a CDS encoding alpha-1,3-galactosidase B gives MNIRFFLLTILTIAITTSCNDGVYKLSDYGIYPNTGEDITQKLAEVIEVIKTDREGLPATLLFDEGDYDFYPHSAIEREYYISNHDQDNPKKLAMVLEDMSNLTIDGQGANLYMNGRMLPIAMVNCENCTIKNISIDTRIPQITQVVVVENNQNEGTITYRVTPDTKYKIDADGRFITYGDNWDVHPVAGIAFDGNTGHIVYQTSDIAVGTNNVVEVEPYLIKAPWQNQKLKEGTIVALRNYARPTPGIFMSGNKNTSLCDVTVHYAEGMGLLAQLCEDITLNGFSVSLREGSGRYFTTQADATHFSACKGKITSINGLYEGMMDDAINVHGTYLRITEQLAPNVIVGQYMHPQAYGFYWGGEGDSVQFVKSSTMELVSGNVITDITPYDKKTILGAKLFKITLRDAVNDDIASGDYGIENLEWTPEVYFADNIIRNNRARGTLFSTPKDVLVERNLFDHTSGTAILLCGDCNGWFETGACRSVVIRNNHFINSLTNMFQFTNAIISIYPEIPNLADQEKYFHGEDGKGVVIEKNTFETFDRPIVYAKSLNGLQFKENTIIDNNDYPPFHWNTHRFLFEKVINVEIENNSFGSGFDRSKDIEFRN, from the coding sequence ATGAATATTAGATTCTTTTTATTAACAATTCTAACCATTGCAATCACAACATCGTGCAACGATGGCGTGTATAAACTATCTGATTATGGGATATATCCAAATACGGGTGAGGATATAACGCAAAAATTAGCAGAGGTAATAGAGGTTATAAAAACAGATAGAGAAGGATTGCCAGCGACACTTCTTTTTGATGAGGGTGATTACGACTTCTATCCACACTCAGCCATTGAGAGGGAGTACTACATCTCTAATCACGATCAGGATAACCCCAAAAAGCTGGCAATGGTATTAGAAGATATGTCAAATCTAACCATCGATGGTCAAGGTGCAAACCTATATATGAATGGCCGTATGTTGCCTATCGCAATGGTCAATTGTGAAAACTGTACAATAAAAAATATCTCAATAGATACTCGTATACCACAAATAACACAAGTTGTAGTAGTGGAGAATAATCAGAACGAGGGAACAATAACATACCGAGTTACTCCTGATACAAAGTATAAAATAGATGCCGATGGTAGATTTATAACCTACGGAGACAATTGGGATGTACATCCTGTGGCAGGAATAGCCTTTGATGGCAATACCGGTCATATTGTCTATCAAACAAGCGATATAGCAGTAGGAACTAACAATGTGGTGGAGGTAGAGCCATATTTGATAAAAGCCCCATGGCAAAACCAAAAGTTAAAGGAGGGTACAATAGTAGCGTTACGTAACTATGCACGACCAACTCCGGGAATATTTATGAGTGGAAATAAAAATACCTCGCTCTGCGATGTTACAGTACACTATGCCGAAGGAATGGGTCTATTGGCACAACTCTGTGAAGATATAACATTAAATGGATTCTCTGTATCCCTTCGTGAGGGAAGTGGCAGATATTTTACAACACAAGCCGATGCTACACACTTTTCGGCGTGTAAAGGAAAAATAACCTCAATAAACGGACTGTATGAGGGAATGATGGATGATGCAATAAATGTGCATGGAACATATTTGAGAATAACCGAACAACTTGCTCCAAATGTAATAGTTGGACAATATATGCACCCACAAGCATACGGATTTTACTGGGGAGGAGAGGGTGATAGCGTTCAGTTCGTAAAATCCTCAACAATGGAGTTGGTGTCGGGGAATGTTATAACAGATATAACTCCATACGATAAAAAGACAATCTTAGGAGCAAAACTCTTTAAAATAACTTTGCGTGATGCCGTTAATGATGATATTGCATCGGGTGATTACGGAATAGAAAATCTTGAGTGGACACCTGAAGTCTATTTTGCCGATAACATCATTCGTAACAATAGAGCAAGAGGAACACTATTTAGTACACCAAAAGATGTGTTAGTTGAAAGAAATCTTTTTGATCACACTTCTGGAACTGCAATACTTCTATGTGGTGACTGTAACGGATGGTTTGAGACAGGGGCGTGTAGGAGTGTGGTTATTCGTAACAATCACTTTATAAATTCACTAACCAATATGTTTCAGTTTACAAATGCAATAATCTCAATATATCCCGAAATACCTAATCTTGCCGACCAAGAAAAATATTTTCATGGCGAAGATGGTAAAGGGGTAGTGATTGAGAAGAATACATTTGAAACTTTTGACCGCCCAATAGTTTATGCAAAATCTCTTAACGGATTACAATTTAAAGAGAATACAATAATTGATAATAACGACTATCCTCCGTTCCATTGGAATACTCACCGTTTTCTGTTTGAAAAGGTGATAAACGTAGAGATAGAGAATAATAGTTTTGGCAGTGGATTTGACAGGTCAAAAGATATAGAATTTCGTAATTAG